The Sorangiineae bacterium MSr11954 DNA segment ACACCACGTTCGAGGGCGTCTCCAAGATCCGGCCGGCCCTCCCCGGCGGGGTGATCGCGGCCGGCAACGCCAGCCAATTTTCCGACGGCGCCTCGGCGTGCGTGGTCATGAGCTCGGCCTTGGCCGAAAAGCGCGGGCTGCGGCCGCTCGGGATCTTCCGCGGCTTTGCCGTGAGCGGGTGCGAGCCCGACGAGATGGGCATCGGGCCTGTCTTTGCCGTGCCCAAGCTGCTCGCGCGCGCCGGCCTCTCGGCCTCGGATATCGGCCTTTGGGAGCTCAACGAAGCTTTCGCCGTACAAGTGATTTATTGCCGCGATCGACTGGGGATCCCCGACGATCGCCTCAACGTCAATGGTGGTGCGATTGCCGTGGGGCATCCCTACGGCGTCACCGGCTCGCGATTGGTTGGCCACGCGCTGATCGAGGGCCGGCGCAGGGGGGTGAAGTACGTCGTGGTAACCATGTGCATCGGCGGCGGACAAGGCGCGGCCGGTCTTTTCGAAGTGGCATGACAAGGAGCCCCCCATGATCGCAAAAGCTACTCGACTGGGGACGACGGCCGCCGACGCGCTGGCCGCCGATGACAGCCCCGATTTCATTACCGCGGTCGCGCGCGCGTTCGCCGTCCTCCGCAGCTTCAAGCCCCGTGAACGGTACCTCGGTGTTCGGGAGATCGCCCGCCGCACGGGGCTCCCCAAATCGACCATCGGGCGAATTTGCTATACGCTGACGCAACTGGGTTATCTGGAATTTCTGCCGGCCGAGGAGAAATACTCCTTGGGCATCGGCGTGCTTTCCCTGGCCCAGCATTTCCTCGCCGGCCTCGATGTTCGAGGCATAGCGCGGCCGTTGATGCAGGAGCTCGCCGAGCAGGTGCACTCCACCGTGGCGCTGGCGGCGCGCGACAGCGATCAAATGGTGTTCATCGAGATCTGCCATGGGCACCAGCTCTTTCGTCTCAGCCTGGAGGTGGGCGAGCGGGTGCCGCGGGGCACCACGGCGCTGGGGCGGGCCGGGCATGTGGCTCTGTCGGAGGAGGAGCGCGCGCGCGTCCTCGCCTCGTACCTGAAAAACGTGCCGCAGGAGGAGTGGCCGCCGATTCAGAAGGGCCTGCGGCGCGCGGTGGAGGACTACGACAAATACGGCTTCTGCTTCTCGGTCGGGGAGTGGAACAAAGGGGTCTCGGCGGTGGGGGTGCCGCTGGTGCTCCCGAGCGACGGCAAGCTGCTCGCCATCAGCTGCTTCGGGCCCGCCCAAGAGATGACGCGCGAGCGCATGATCCAGGAGATCGGGCCGAAGATCGTCGAGCTGCGCGATCGCATCAAGGCCAAAATGGGCGGCTGACGACTCGAGGAGTTGCAAACCTACCCACGATGTCGTGATCTGCAGGACGCGGAGGTGCGCGGCCTTGCCGCGCTCCGATGTTCATGCGGAGGTGCGGCGCCTTGCAACCGTTCATCATCTACAGCCAGGATTCCCCCGAGCACGTCGAGCAAGTCCGGCGTCTGGCCCACGATCTCGCGCAGGCGGGCATCCC contains these protein-coding regions:
- a CDS encoding IclR family transcriptional regulator is translated as MIAKATRLGTTAADALAADDSPDFITAVARAFAVLRSFKPRERYLGVREIARRTGLPKSTIGRICYTLTQLGYLEFLPAEEKYSLGIGVLSLAQHFLAGLDVRGIARPLMQELAEQVHSTVALAARDSDQMVFIEICHGHQLFRLSLEVGERVPRGTTALGRAGHVALSEEERARVLASYLKNVPQEEWPPIQKGLRRAVEDYDKYGFCFSVGEWNKGVSAVGVPLVLPSDGKLLAISCFGPAQEMTRERMIQEIGPKIVELRDRIKAKMGG